A region of Arabidopsis thaliana chromosome 5, partial sequence DNA encodes the following proteins:
- a CDS encoding RING/U-box superfamily protein (RING/U-box superfamily protein; CONTAINS InterPro DOMAIN/s: Zinc finger, RING-type (InterPro:IPR001841), Zinc finger, C3HC4 RING-type (InterPro:IPR018957); BEST Arabidopsis thaliana protein match is: Zinc finger, C3HC4 type (RING finger) family protein (TAIR:AT1G18760.1); Has 1807 Blast hits to 1807 proteins in 277 species: Archae - 0; Bacteria - 0; Metazoa - 736; Fungi - 347; Plants - 385; Viruses - 0; Other Eukaryotes - 339 (source: NCBI BLink).): protein MEATPVFNYHIDVNPERKKIGTIQVYVSFVGSANMSPILTRSNFSCSLPANELTDDEDSPHKQRLYYFLTDSAVDSQDAYTLILKLTQLARDLTSNSFEYCPRYALSVWLTLDVAPLNEYERNSEYRPASNLRVGALSRRIYKRKQKTSSIANKSTRYMRKRETYSSGEYKCAICFQEFKTGREVATLLCGHEFDNKCIMEWFKVRYNCPLCRFELPREDDHIPQRTTDL from the coding sequence ATGGAAGCTACTCCTGTATTCAACTACCATATTGATGTCAATCCTGAACGCAAAAAGATTGGCACAATCCAAGTCTATGTAAGTTTCGTCGGATCAGCCAACATGTCGCCGATACTAACCCGGTCTAACTTCTCATGTTCATTACCTGCCAATGAATTAACTGACGACGAAGATTCTCCCCACAAACAAAGACTCTATTACTTCTTAACAGATTCAGCAGTTGATTCACAAGATGCTTACACGTTAATACTAAAACTCACTCAACTTGCACGTGATTTAACTTCTAATTCGTTTGAATACTGTCCACGTTATGCTTTGTCAGTGTGGTTGACTCTTGATGTGGCTCCTTTGAATGAATATGAGAGGAATAGCGAGTATAGACCCGCGAGCAATTTAAGGGTCGGAGCCTTGAGCAGGAGAATATAcaagaggaaacaaaagacCAGCTCTATTGCTAACAAGAGCACAAGATACATGAGAAAACGAGAGACCTATTCTAGTGGTGAGTACAAATGCGCAATTTGTTTTCAGGAGTTTAAAACCGGACGAGAAGTTGCTACTTTACTTTGTGGTCATGAATTTGACAATAAGTGTATTATGGAATGGTTTAAGGTTCGCTACAATTGTCCATTGTGTCGCTTCGAATTACCACGTGAAGATGATCATATTCCTCAAAGAACTACAGATTTATAA
- a CDS encoding ribosomal protein L11 methyltransferase-like protein (ribosomal protein L11 methyltransferase-related; FUNCTIONS IN: protein methyltransferase activity; INVOLVED IN: protein amino acid methylation; LOCATED IN: cytoplasm; CONTAINS InterPro DOMAIN/s: Ribosomal protein L11 methyltransferase (InterPro:IPR004498), Ribosomal L11 methyltransferase, PrmA (InterPro:IPR010456); Has 1807 Blast hits to 1807 proteins in 277 species: Archae - 0; Bacteria - 0; Metazoa - 736; Fungi - 347; Plants - 385; Viruses - 0; Other Eukaryotes - 339 (source: NCBI BLink).) → MLAWNFIKHFPCKNLSRHILRDSRVRPLCFFTSSTPPSSFSIFASLSTSSSSSSSSSCFTDESFAAPYLSVRIHCPKHALDPFSEALLCFGASSVAVDEAIEEADQDETSLASKEICIESIFPVHEEVKMCISQAANSIGLKEIPKFKVEMGDELDWITKNQDLFQPVEIAERLWIVPEWTSPPVAEAVNIILNPGFAFGTGEHPTTKLCLLLLQSLIKGGEAFLDYGTGSGILAIAALKFGAASSVGVDIDPLAINSAIHNAALNNIPLEKLELHLAPIENSSSGREIPLQKEQFDVVIANILLNPVMNLADHILSFVKPGATIGISGILSEQLPNVRERYSPFLEDISVATIGDWVCMSGTKKEEFIDN, encoded by the exons atgttagCTTggaatttcatcaaacactttCCGTGCAAGAATCTCTCCCGCCATATCCTCAGAGACAGCAGAGTCAGacctctctgcttcttcacttcttctaCTCCTCCATCCTCCTTTTCAATCTTTGCGTCtctctctacttcttcttcttcctcctcctcatcttcGTGCTTCACTGATGAGTCTTTCGCTGCACCTTACCTCTCAGTTCGTATCCACTGTCCAAAACATGCCCTC GATCCATTCTCGGAGGcacttttgtgttttggagcAAGCTCTGTAGCTGTAGATGAAGCCATCGAAGAAGCCGACCAAGATGAGACTTCTCTTGCTTCAAAAGAG ATATGTATAGAATCAATATTTCCAGTGCATGAAGAGGTGAAAATGTGCATTTCACAAGCTGCAAATTCCATAGGCTTGAAAGAGATACCCAAATTCAAAGTTGAAATGGGAGATGAACTTGACTGGATTACCAAAAACCAG GATTTGTTTCAGCCTGTTGAAATCGCCGAGAGACTTTGGATTGTACCTGAGTGGACATCTCCTCCT GTCGCTGAAGCGGTAAACATAATTCTGAACCCTGGATTTGCGTTTGGGACTGGAGAACATCCTACTACTAAGCTGTGTCTATTGCTTCTACAAAGTTTGATAAAAGGCGGAGAAGCTTTCCTCGACTATGGTACCGGTTCAGGAATACTTGCAATTGCAGCCCTCAAG TTTGGTGCTGCATCATCCGTTGGTGTTGATATTGATCCTCTAGCAATAAACTCTGCAATTCATAATGCAGCTCTGAACAACATTCCGTTGGAGAAACTGGAGCTGCACCTTGCACCTATTGAGAATAGCTCTTCTGGAAGAGAAATACCATTGCAAAAGGAACAGTTTGATGTAGTCATTGCAAACATACTCTTGAACCCGGTTATGAATCTGGCGGATCATATCCTTTCATTCGTGAAACCTGGGGCAACCATTGGCATTTCTGGTATCTTATCTGAACAG CTTCCAAATGTAAGAGAACGGTACTCTCCCTTCTTGGAGGACATTTCTGTAGCCACAATAGGTGATTGGGTATGCATGAGTGGTACCAAGAAAGAGGAGTTTATTGATAACTAA